A DNA window from Armatimonadota bacterium contains the following coding sequences:
- the carB gene encoding carbamoyl-phosphate synthase large subunit → MKILVIGSGPIVIGQAAEFDYAGTQACKSLREEGHTVVLINSNPATIMTDEDTADKVYIEPLTPEFCERVIAAERPDGLLPTLGGQTGLNLASKLAQLGILEKYNVQLLGTKLEAIQKAEDRELFRALMHEIGEPVPESWIIESPEQLEAVLDKVPYPCIIRPAYTLGGTGGGIASTREELWEIGQTGLKLSMRSQIMVERSLLGWKEVEYEVMRDSKGNCITICNMENFDPMGVHTGDSIVIAPSQTLSDIEYHMLRSASLKIIRALGIEGGCNVQLAMSPESFDYYIIEVNPRVSRSSALASKATGYPIARVAAKIAIGKTLDEIENEVTGSTKACFEPALDYCVVKIPRWPFDKFHTGDRSLFTQMKATGEVMAIDRTFESALLKAIRGLEIREKDLWHEKFAGKFAPMGSERGEGKMPDDELRHAIKKPTDERMWAIFEGLRRGWTIEEVRSLSNVDPWFLAKLKTLVETETELLNLHDWVQDAYTMRSVLDRAKQLGISSNYICKLVGISPTFLKDQQEMAGQTRKFVANLSDLDEGASVENVIDTMANRIKEFPEYKQTQDEFFAKYPLDTVNSTRIFVGANLASYNRGHVFKMVDTCAGEFESHTPYYYCTLGDETDQFHHAEAQ, encoded by the coding sequence ATGAAGATCCTCGTGATTGGGAGTGGACCGATTGTCATCGGCCAAGCCGCGGAGTTCGATTACGCCGGAACACAAGCGTGTAAATCTCTTCGCGAAGAAGGGCACACTGTTGTGCTCATCAACTCCAATCCGGCGACGATCATGACCGATGAAGACACCGCGGACAAGGTGTACATCGAGCCCTTAACGCCAGAATTTTGCGAGCGAGTCATCGCCGCCGAAAGACCAGATGGCTTGCTCCCAACCCTGGGTGGTCAAACCGGCCTCAACCTGGCGAGCAAACTGGCCCAGCTAGGAATTCTCGAAAAATACAACGTTCAATTGCTCGGCACCAAGCTCGAAGCCATTCAGAAAGCAGAAGACCGCGAGCTTTTCAGGGCATTGATGCACGAGATCGGCGAACCCGTGCCAGAAAGCTGGATTATCGAGTCCCCCGAACAGCTCGAAGCCGTACTGGACAAAGTGCCTTACCCTTGTATCATCCGCCCCGCCTACACTCTCGGAGGAACAGGCGGAGGAATCGCCAGCACACGCGAAGAGTTGTGGGAAATCGGCCAAACCGGACTGAAGCTCTCGATGCGTTCACAGATCATGGTCGAGCGATCGCTTCTCGGCTGGAAGGAAGTCGAATACGAAGTGATGCGCGATAGTAAGGGAAACTGCATCACGATCTGCAATATGGAGAATTTCGATCCGATGGGTGTGCACACGGGCGACTCCATCGTGATCGCACCCAGCCAAACCCTGAGTGATATCGAGTACCACATGCTGCGCTCGGCATCCCTCAAAATTATCCGCGCGCTGGGAATCGAAGGTGGCTGCAACGTACAGCTTGCGATGTCTCCCGAGAGCTTCGACTATTACATCATCGAAGTGAATCCGCGGGTGTCGCGAAGCTCAGCTCTGGCGAGCAAGGCCACCGGATATCCGATCGCGCGGGTCGCTGCCAAGATCGCAATTGGCAAAACTCTCGACGAAATCGAAAACGAAGTCACGGGTTCAACGAAAGCTTGCTTCGAGCCTGCGCTGGATTATTGCGTCGTCAAAATTCCTCGATGGCCTTTCGACAAGTTCCACACCGGTGATCGATCACTTTTCACTCAAATGAAGGCCACCGGAGAAGTGATGGCAATCGATCGTACCTTTGAGTCTGCATTGCTCAAGGCGATTCGCGGGCTAGAAATTCGCGAAAAGGACCTCTGGCACGAGAAGTTTGCTGGAAAATTCGCTCCAATGGGATCAGAACGCGGCGAAGGGAAGATGCCGGACGACGAACTGCGCCACGCCATCAAGAAGCCAACCGATGAGCGCATGTGGGCGATTTTTGAAGGACTGCGAAGAGGCTGGACGATCGAAGAAGTCCGGTCGCTCAGCAACGTCGATCCTTGGTTCTTGGCCAAGCTCAAAACCCTGGTAGAGACCGAGACTGAACTCCTGAATTTGCACGATTGGGTCCAAGATGCGTATACCATGCGCAGCGTGCTGGACCGGGCTAAGCAACTCGGAATCTCCTCCAATTACATCTGCAAACTGGTCGGAATTTCCCCGACTTTTCTCAAGGATCAGCAAGAGATGGCGGGTCAGACTCGCAAGTTCGTCGCCAACCTATCTGATCTAGATGAAGGTGCCTCAGTGGAGAACGTCATCGATACGATGGCGAACCGGATCAAAGAATTCCCAGAATACAAACAAACTCAGGATGAGTTCTTTGCAAAATATCCGTTAGACACGGTCAATTCGACAAGAATCTTCGTTGGAGCTAATCTAGCGTCTTACAATCGGGGGCACGTATTCAAAATGGTTGACACGTGTGCCGGCGAGTTCGAATCGCACACGCCGTACTACTACTGCACCCTAGGTGACGAAACCGACCAGTTTCATCATGCTGAAGCTCAGTGA
- a CDS encoding prepilin-type N-terminal cleavage/methylation domain-containing protein, translating to MIVMRRAFTLIELLVVIAIIAILAAILFPVFAQARNAAKKTASINNVKQINLAAVMYHSDNDEVTVPRRYTYGAPVPPDNGTLFWSNLMQPYVKNDALFFCPNDRADDPFVQTMAGTARFNMASPYKMYILGLTPSYGMNYVYINDSLPVPGQPGRTYQVGKSMSSFDVTADTVFIAEATMKDITVPAVGGAPTLIKNPIGYHSILPPTMWTTSAYPNATGQGQLWGRFDAKYVIVGFLDGHVKYTSIGKLKPGGSTPELMDRYFNGIGN from the coding sequence ATGATTGTCATGCGACGCGCTTTTACTCTTATCGAACTTCTCGTCGTAATCGCGATTATCGCGATTCTCGCAGCGATCCTCTTCCCGGTTTTTGCTCAAGCACGAAATGCCGCCAAGAAAACTGCGTCCATTAACAATGTCAAACAAATCAACCTAGCCGCGGTGATGTACCACTCGGACAATGACGAGGTCACTGTTCCTCGAAGGTACACCTACGGTGCTCCGGTCCCACCCGATAACGGCACACTGTTCTGGTCGAACCTTATGCAACCGTATGTAAAGAACGACGCGCTGTTCTTCTGCCCCAACGACCGAGCAGATGATCCGTTCGTCCAAACAATGGCAGGGACTGCACGGTTCAATATGGCGAGCCCATACAAGATGTACATCTTGGGTCTGACGCCAAGCTACGGCATGAACTATGTGTACATCAACGACTCGCTTCCTGTTCCTGGCCAGCCTGGTCGAACCTACCAAGTTGGTAAGAGCATGAGCAGCTTTGACGTCACTGCTGACACCGTTTTCATCGCTGAAGCTACCATGAAGGACATCACCGTCCCAGCAGTAGGCGGCGCACCAACCTTGATCAAGAATCCGATTGGCTACCACTCGATTCTTCCTCCAACCATGTGGACCACTTCGGCCTATCCAAATGCGACTGGTCAAGGTCAACTCTGGGGTCGATTTGATGCCAAGTACGTCATCGTGGGATTCCTTGATGGCCACGTCAAGTACACCTCGATCGGTAAGTTGAAGCCCGGCGGAAGCACTCCAGAGCTCATGGACCGCTACTTCAACGGAATCGGAAACTAA
- the sucC gene encoding ADP-forming succinate--CoA ligase subunit beta has translation MKLHEYQSKDLLAAHGVPVPGGKVTANAEEATEIAKEYGGKVVVKAQVLMGGRGKAGGVKLFSDAAEAGAFTKELIGKKLVSIQNPQGMIVEKVLVAEQIDIAEEYYLSVLMDRATSQLVVMISKEGGMEIEEVAEKNPDAIVKLQVDPAFGLSDFEIRAAVNQAKIPAAAAGQMVQMIKKLVAAYKQSDADLIEINPCALTPEGKLIAADAKVSIDENALFRHKDYAATADDSAEDPIEAEAARRGIAYVRLGGDIGIIGNGAGLVMCSMDEVKAAGGSPADFLDVGGGAQAERVKSCVELILMDDNVKGILINIFGGITRCDEVAKGILAAFESMEINVPVVARIEGTAAEEGRKLLEGTKLITAASMQEAAQKIVAAAYGK, from the coding sequence ATGAAGCTTCACGAGTATCAATCGAAAGACCTCTTGGCGGCACACGGCGTACCTGTTCCGGGCGGAAAGGTCACTGCTAATGCCGAAGAGGCCACCGAGATCGCCAAGGAATATGGCGGCAAGGTTGTGGTCAAGGCTCAGGTGTTGATGGGCGGCCGAGGAAAGGCGGGCGGCGTGAAGCTGTTTAGCGATGCGGCCGAAGCTGGAGCATTCACCAAGGAGCTGATCGGAAAGAAGCTCGTCAGTATCCAGAACCCGCAAGGCATGATCGTTGAAAAGGTTTTGGTCGCTGAGCAGATTGATATCGCTGAAGAGTATTACTTGTCCGTTTTGATGGACCGTGCGACGAGCCAGCTCGTGGTGATGATCAGCAAAGAAGGCGGGATGGAGATTGAAGAGGTCGCCGAAAAGAATCCAGATGCGATTGTCAAGCTCCAAGTGGACCCTGCATTTGGATTAAGTGATTTCGAGATTCGTGCGGCTGTGAATCAAGCGAAAATTCCTGCGGCTGCTGCTGGCCAAATGGTGCAGATGATCAAGAAACTCGTTGCTGCATACAAGCAGTCCGACGCAGATTTGATTGAAATCAACCCATGTGCACTGACTCCGGAAGGCAAATTGATCGCTGCTGACGCCAAGGTAAGCATCGATGAGAACGCATTGTTCCGACACAAGGATTACGCCGCGACCGCAGATGACAGCGCAGAAGATCCTATCGAAGCGGAAGCTGCTCGAAGAGGAATCGCCTATGTCCGGTTGGGTGGAGACATTGGGATCATTGGTAACGGCGCGGGTTTGGTGATGTGCTCTATGGACGAAGTGAAGGCGGCTGGCGGGAGTCCGGCTGACTTCTTGGACGTCGGAGGCGGAGCGCAGGCAGAACGCGTGAAGAGTTGCGTCGAGCTCATCCTTATGGATGACAACGTGAAGGGGATTTTGATCAATATCTTCGGCGGCATCACTCGCTGCGACGAAGTGGCGAAGGGGATTTTGGCTGCATTTGAATCCATGGAGATCAATGTGCCAGTTGTCGCCCGAATTGAAGGTACTGCTGCCGAAGAGGGCCGAAAACTACTGGAAGGCACGAAGCTGATCACGGCGGCGAGCATGCAGGAAGCTGCTCAGAAGATCGTGGCTGCCGCTTACGGTAAGTAA
- a CDS encoding O-antigen ligase family protein, which translates to MAVSKPFGGKFDQERKPFDKSALAEGAKLSVLQSSRGLLYWNVMSIIFVTVPLFLPVSDILAQLLRYLMFNAVACATFTWWRLGVPLKLVWPVRFILLIQVWLTICSFLSGAQLGRTNDFETSNYFLIMAVIYYICAALISHVWHTYRALLTNILLVCFAASAIVGFFQFLKVGPFLWLAQIYNRNNDITAWGATQFNADGFAAGSVRAIGLGAWPEWLAFHCLGGWAILASRLMERRLKPWEFVLASFFLLVALMAQSRIMYVSLGICGIIFLIMLIQRDKERGPVYLIAFFLSICVLAIFGGERLSYAFSTNLGEDKTLKYRSEIGWQQAFRIESERPWVGIGPDNGLVWGVTEIVPDKWTQGQYLDNGLLLLISWGGYPAVALFLPIMITGLLSTLLVLKNRSNTMERRKVAFVTFTFLMLLGNNMLLNNGFTNIWLNCLVAAFGGMCLPNSSELKSEMTQQYNVFSRMKQRALVRSELDQL; encoded by the coding sequence ATGGCAGTCTCCAAACCCTTCGGCGGAAAATTTGACCAAGAACGCAAGCCGTTCGACAAGTCCGCGCTAGCCGAAGGCGCCAAGCTTTCCGTCCTTCAAAGTTCGCGAGGATTGTTGTATTGGAACGTGATGTCGATCATCTTCGTGACCGTTCCTCTGTTCCTTCCTGTTTCCGATATCTTGGCGCAGTTGTTGCGCTATTTGATGTTCAATGCGGTCGCCTGTGCAACCTTTACCTGGTGGCGACTTGGAGTGCCACTCAAGCTCGTTTGGCCTGTCCGATTCATTCTGCTGATTCAAGTCTGGCTGACGATATGTTCGTTCCTTAGCGGTGCGCAACTCGGACGTACAAACGACTTCGAAACATCAAACTACTTCTTGATCATGGCGGTGATTTACTATATCTGTGCCGCACTCATCTCTCATGTCTGGCATACCTATCGAGCACTGCTAACGAATATCTTGTTAGTTTGCTTCGCAGCAAGCGCTATAGTTGGATTCTTCCAGTTCCTTAAAGTAGGCCCGTTCTTATGGCTCGCGCAAATCTATAACCGAAACAATGACATTACGGCTTGGGGCGCGACTCAGTTCAACGCAGATGGCTTCGCGGCGGGTTCCGTTCGCGCGATTGGTCTCGGTGCCTGGCCAGAGTGGCTCGCATTTCACTGCTTGGGTGGTTGGGCGATTTTGGCGTCTCGACTCATGGAGCGGCGTCTCAAACCATGGGAATTTGTGCTCGCGAGCTTCTTTCTTCTAGTCGCCCTGATGGCTCAATCGCGGATTATGTATGTCTCGCTCGGAATCTGCGGCATCATCTTCCTGATAATGCTAATCCAGCGTGATAAAGAACGTGGCCCGGTGTATCTCATTGCTTTCTTCCTAAGCATTTGTGTCCTCGCAATATTTGGAGGTGAGCGATTAAGTTATGCCTTCAGTACCAACTTAGGTGAAGATAAGACCCTCAAATATCGAAGCGAGATTGGTTGGCAACAAGCTTTTCGTATCGAATCAGAGCGCCCTTGGGTAGGTATTGGACCAGACAATGGTCTGGTTTGGGGTGTGACGGAAATTGTGCCTGACAAATGGACTCAGGGCCAATATTTGGATAACGGATTGCTGCTACTCATTTCTTGGGGTGGATATCCTGCTGTAGCGCTCTTCCTTCCGATCATGATCACCGGCCTGTTGAGCACCCTTCTTGTGCTCAAAAATCGGTCGAACACGATGGAACGTAGGAAAGTCGCGTTTGTTACGTTCACATTTTTGATGTTGCTCGGGAACAATATGCTGCTCAACAACGGGTTCACCAACATTTGGTTGAACTGTCTTGTCGCCGCCTTTGGTGGAATGTGCTTGCCAAACTCTTCGGAGCTCAAGTCGGAAATGACTCAGCAATATAATGTCTTCAGCCGAATGAAGCAAAGAGCATTGGTTCGCTCCGAACTCGATCAGCTCTAA
- a CDS encoding AAA family ATPase, translating to MFKFHFKRGLVFGVLGALTGFLIAWFTPKVYEATAEMLLGEATVASSQMTLTADVQRILEVGQASDANTELQVLRSQTIFFQALRKAASARNDENLVRDWVRLYLMYDVLTPEQRVTQQDQGSVAMIRVRANDAKLAEEIAQAVTEVYNDLRTQNGRQGLQNAMRYLSAQESATKKALDEAETKYKDYATANGIVNIDVTTQAATQLESNALTRLNEAKAQAAGASAEVTALESSMSSFPAKVSNGSLVQKPTELQQLEGQRGELIRKRAELSVRYYDDHPRMKEVNDQIAKIDSEIKSVKSRGLEQVSRNTDQINPTRQAMEQQLAIARSKRDSLQQQVNEAEAAYTSQQNRMKSLPNDERMIRQFRRELEVADGNYRRVKAQLDELKSRQQTGIRVTPVLSDAKAYIEPVAPDRGKFIFIGLIAGLCIGLIYSFVVEGMKLRVHTSQQLADLTGLPVVATIPALGRGKQKGLASYTKPGAKPGESFRHMAYTFLAKNHEFPRTMMFTAVGNAVGRTSSAVQFGIALANAGTKVLIVDCDPVRGLASKAFGAEARSGLSEIFNKSTLSNESGDVFASTVHDNLLVLPIGTDPSKTLADRSVAQLESVMDFLKSQAEVVIFDCPPCDMFADASRIAGLVDETCMVVSASTTNYNQIPNGYEILHRAGSKEVNLVLTDASANEEAFGDATKYSRGA from the coding sequence ATGTTTAAGTTTCACTTCAAAAGAGGACTCGTCTTTGGTGTCCTAGGCGCATTGACAGGATTTTTGATCGCCTGGTTCACCCCAAAGGTGTACGAAGCAACAGCTGAAATGCTGCTCGGCGAAGCCACTGTGGCGTCGTCGCAAATGACCTTGACCGCTGACGTTCAGCGAATTCTTGAAGTCGGTCAGGCTAGCGACGCGAACACGGAACTTCAGGTTCTTCGCTCCCAAACCATTTTCTTCCAAGCTCTGCGAAAGGCAGCTTCGGCTCGAAACGATGAAAATCTGGTTCGAGACTGGGTTCGCTTGTACTTGATGTACGATGTGCTCACCCCTGAGCAACGCGTCACTCAACAAGACCAAGGTAGCGTCGCGATGATTCGTGTCCGCGCCAACGATGCGAAACTCGCCGAAGAAATCGCCCAGGCCGTCACCGAAGTCTATAACGACCTTCGAACCCAAAACGGTCGCCAAGGTCTGCAAAATGCGATGCGCTATTTGAGTGCCCAAGAATCCGCAACAAAGAAGGCACTCGACGAAGCAGAAACAAAGTACAAGGATTACGCGACTGCCAACGGTATCGTCAACATCGACGTCACCACCCAAGCCGCAACTCAACTTGAATCCAACGCACTGACTCGGCTCAATGAAGCCAAGGCACAGGCTGCTGGTGCTTCTGCTGAAGTCACCGCGCTCGAGTCGTCGATGAGTTCGTTCCCAGCGAAAGTGAGCAATGGTTCTTTGGTTCAAAAGCCAACAGAGTTGCAGCAGCTCGAAGGCCAACGCGGCGAATTGATTCGAAAGCGTGCAGAACTCAGCGTGCGGTACTACGATGACCATCCTCGAATGAAGGAAGTCAACGACCAAATCGCAAAGATTGACTCTGAGATCAAGTCGGTCAAGTCGCGCGGTTTGGAGCAAGTCAGCCGCAACACGGACCAAATTAACCCAACGCGACAAGCGATGGAGCAACAGCTCGCCATCGCTCGGTCTAAGCGAGACAGCTTGCAACAGCAAGTCAACGAAGCCGAAGCGGCTTACACTTCACAGCAGAATCGCATGAAGTCGCTCCCGAACGACGAGCGAATGATTCGACAGTTCCGACGTGAACTCGAAGTTGCCGACGGAAACTACCGACGTGTCAAGGCTCAGCTCGACGAGCTCAAGAGCCGCCAACAAACCGGTATCCGCGTGACTCCAGTTCTTTCGGACGCTAAGGCATACATCGAACCAGTTGCTCCAGACCGAGGAAAGTTCATCTTCATCGGCCTGATCGCTGGCCTTTGTATCGGTCTCATCTACTCGTTCGTGGTCGAAGGTATGAAGCTCCGGGTTCATACTTCCCAGCAACTGGCCGACCTCACCGGTCTTCCAGTGGTGGCAACCATCCCAGCTTTGGGACGTGGCAAGCAAAAAGGTCTTGCATCGTACACCAAGCCAGGGGCGAAACCAGGGGAGTCGTTCCGCCACATGGCCTACACCTTCCTTGCTAAGAATCACGAATTCCCTCGAACCATGATGTTCACCGCCGTAGGAAACGCGGTTGGTCGAACCTCAAGTGCGGTTCAATTCGGAATCGCTCTGGCGAACGCCGGAACCAAGGTGCTCATCGTCGACTGCGATCCAGTCCGAGGATTGGCGTCCAAGGCATTTGGCGCCGAAGCCCGAAGCGGACTCAGCGAGATCTTCAACAAGTCCACCTTGTCGAACGAATCCGGTGATGTCTTCGCTTCGACCGTCCATGACAACCTCTTAGTGTTGCCAATCGGCACCGATCCATCCAAGACTTTGGCTGATCGATCCGTGGCTCAACTTGAGAGCGTGATGGACTTCCTCAAGTCGCAAGCCGAAGTGGTGATCTTCGATTGCCCACCATGCGATATGTTCGCCGACGCCTCCCGAATTGCCGGACTCGTCGACGAAACCTGCATGGTTGTCTCGGCAAGCACCACAAACTACAACCAGATCCCGAACGGCTACGAAATTCTCCACCGCGCAGGATCTAAGGAAGTTAACTTGGTGCTCACGGATGCTTCTGCAAACGAAGAAGCATTTGGCGATGCAACAAAATACTCTCGAGGTGCCTAA